A region of the Brienomyrus brachyistius isolate T26 chromosome 10, BBRACH_0.4, whole genome shotgun sequence genome:
CGTTCAGTGACACATCAGCATCATAACGCCTACTGAGGACAAGAATATAGATGATAGAAATCACTGTTCAACACTCCGTAGCGTCCGTCGAGTGTACATGCCTCCGAGCAGGGTGCTCAGCaggagctcacagcagcagcttgattttgggTTTCGATCAGACTCCCTGGGTAGGAAATGCTGTTAGCACATATAACCAGCGTGCAAAAGCACTCAGGGTGTGGGATGAAATTATTACTTCGGGGAACAAATTTAATAAGGTcactttaaagataaaattacataaaatataattgtgaggcgaatgtctattatatctccttatactacgggaccgttgaatgcttgaatctgattggctgacgaacgttctgaggtgtgcaattattttcagggaaacgcatggcgaacgtagttccaggcagctctcttgaccacattacagttccatatcacttcgcatagttaactgtaataacggaaattagcatacagtacctatacagcacgcaggactaacaaaaacaacaacatgacagacgattttccaaaagcaaatttttatatttacggtgaatatgaaactttcaacaactgggctgcagcagtattagttagcctagtgtaccaacttaaaggctacacatgacatttctcactagcgaggtaataacagtgctgcatcttaaagcagacttacagtttagagacggtgcttcagaacactgttgagggacacacagaggtagcctaattcatacaagctctctctctgtctctctcgctctctttctaataacttcattattaactgcattagtctgatatcaacggctcaagcctccatggccagctttaaaatgacgttttggaactagcaaaagagtcgttggatgagatgcggaagaaataatcctactcacaatagcgatttaagtagaaaaaccggacgaatcccttgaaatatatcatctgatcgatgtcttgaggtgtggcaaccgtagtataagcggaataattgactccgggccgttgaattattagaaaataatgcacacccgaggtgtaacggcattaccacctcgggtgtgcattattttctaataattcaacggcccgtcgtcaattattccttacatatgTGTTTGAAATTGTTAGATGCCTTTCAATAAACCATTTCAATAAACAACCTTGTTAATGATTTAAAAGCAGCAGCATCTATCTTCATTATTTCACCAGCATAAACCTACCAATTTTCACCTTTCATGACGCAGTATTTGGGATATGAAGGTTTTGGGGGTGTGAATGTAGTATTCTCAGACAGACTCCATTTGACAACTGGTCTCAGGTTCAAACATGCAGCCAAAACATAAAATAGATACATATAAACAATACACAGCTctgtaaaaaattaagagaccactctatatacttttttaaaatctgcattgttaaattctggtttaatcctggttctgctggcagaaggctacactgtgaggcaggctgcttccatgctcgtgagtttctaagaccgcagtacacaagaacagggggaagaagcaggagacactgcgaaaaatcaaaaaccagccaggtagagggcagaagcaaccttctaatgccagagatgaccatcaacttatccgtcagtgtctaacaaatcggaggatgacctcaagtgaccttcaaaaggaatggaaaacattaagtgTGAAGCGTGATGGTGGGACAGGCTTCTAGAAGCAgcgctgaagacccataaagcaagaaagaagcccttcatgaatgagaagcatggaagagccaggctggagtttgcaaaaaaaaaaatttgtattttacacaggctcatacccataacccataaactgagaaatgagtgaaactgaaaaatttgatgcggtgtgggaaaggggggccacactcccctgggaaactgtaaggggttgctgcaggagggtagtactcgctgtgggatatcagtcacgattcaggatggggggggggggggggggggggctgctgaccgtatttcaccagatacacgttctcaatcaggaggggggtagcaattagttgtactctggcttatcttacttgaggtcagtgggatgcacactcagacgaagtgggttggtaagtaagtaagtttgtatttatttatggttctataacaaacaaacaggaaaaacaaattaccacagtgcttacaatggttattaccataatacactaacataatgcataattgtaccacatcgccttaacattgataagttcggctatacccacaacaatacattacattagcagcaattcgtattagagggaatgattggaCGGGAAATAAACGAAAATATCTTTCCGAGGTATACAACGGTACAGtcgtcagcgataattataacagtaagcaagctaggtcacgttaacctagccgcgcaattaagtaaactaaattagcacagcgtcacttatcacttataatcaataaacttaGTACTTACGTTCGTCAGTGACGCACACATAAAAACCAGGGACTGTatttactgccaggaacaactaaactaactacacataaactaaacacataaataaaagttcacttccactcatgaaaacacatgaaaaacactgcattccatccattcatccatccattttctgaatcaatttgtccaatacgagggtgtgtgtgtccagaatctatccagaaagctctgcctacaatgcagggatattacagacgctgctaaaccttaccaaatgttttatctcacctccattaaatgtacccaaacactgaaacccaaccccatacccctccttgctgtgacccatcacctggcggttggttctttggttaaactggcctccactaccattgctaattagaatcatctcacttatataaaagttttgaagagccaacaggattcgaagcctcttacacctcaggatgaatcggaagtcatcggtcacgtgatattgcataaacttagcaagccccgattcccagcttgaagttactgggcctcactttgaggaggcgatctccagaatctgggtattaactgtctcatcactaagttcagcacctttcacaatatagcacagcaaggccacggtcagaaaatgtgagcctgtcctcctcctgagtaaagtaaagctcactacgctctgtgagcacaggaacgccccggcaatgtttggtaggtttctgcattgtttgcaagtacagaatattatctgcgagtaaactaattaaggtaaatatggaaattcatacaatatatgctgcagaatatgagctgaataaagcatataaaaaatgcagagaattaaaaaaaattgaaccactgaccaaatatggcacctacagtTGAGTTCTAGAACACAATGTCACCGTGacaactctgatgtcatcattctgaaggtataaattctgctgtaggCACCAGTATCAGTTCAAAACAAATCTGATTTCGAATAAGacacatctcatctcatctctcaatatgaagtggatttttctcaattgctttaggCCGCCAGCGGTACCAAAGGACGCTGGAGAAGCTATAAAAgcaaaggaggaaagaaaaaaggataaagaaggaaagaaaaagaaaccctGGCTGAAGAagctttttacaaaaaaagggaaaggaaaaaaggcaatggtggtggagagccagacagtggcgatggaggaggatagccagacattggcgatggaggatagccagacattggcgatggaggaggatagccagacattggcgatggaggaggatagccagacattggcgatggaggacagccagacattggcgatggaggacagccagacattggcgatggaggacagccagacattggcgatggaggacagccagacagtggaggtggaggaggaaagccagacagtggcagtgaaggaggagagccaggcaaaggtggagaaggaggagagccaggcaaaggtggagaaggagaagtacaaggcaatggaggaggaggagaagtacaagacaatggaggaggaggagaagtacaaggcaatggaggaggaggagtacaaggcaatggaggaggaggagtacaaggcaatggaggaggaggagtacaaggcaatggtgaaggaggagtacaaggcactggaggaggaggagtacaaggcaatggtggaggaggagtacaaggcaatggtgaaggagacatacaaggcaatggtgaaggaggagtacaaggcaatggaggaggaggagtacaaggcaatggtggaggaggagtataAGGCAAtactggaggaggagtacaaggcaatggtggaggaggggtacaagacaatggtggaggaggagtacaaggcaatggtgaaggagacgtacaaggcaatggtgaaggagaagtacaaggcaatggtggaggagtacaaggcaatggtggagaagaGCAAGGCCAGTAGTGGATGAGACAGTCAGTGTTCTATGTTCAATCAGTActacttaaaaatgtaaatacttgtaaataaagcattaaaaacgaAAAAGACCTGTACatgtgttttcaattgaatgtgagtaggtgatgttaaatgtcaggaacattccaaatgtctattacacgtgttgccgataggggggcatatggtttgggtgataagggttgcctttaaactttaatagaacgaaaatacattacatgtatttatgttgtattttaaattacgtttttaaggaataaaacataacggAATGAATGCaagatacacgtccagcggggacccgtccggccgcagccatgtgtgcacaagcgccacggcgtattttaaaagcaagcaccaaaatgtttaagaaaaactttagcgttattttagaagaaagcaggcggaatttaaacccgtgcaaacatgcccgaaagcagcagaagagcaaatgctgagttcaaacaagcacaagcgaaaccaattaacatacagcacgtcgttttaaaagaaagcacttaaacccattacatttaatcaacatgcttaaagaattagaaggaaaaacattagcggtatttaccagtgttgggttgaagaaagcatttaaacagcgaaatgagcgagtcccagcgctcggccataatcggcaggtcCGTTTGAAAAAAGCGGTCGAAATGATATTGGCcagcccgtttcaaaatggcgacaccagaggagcgcctgttatttcaaataaacgttatggttataggggtttaagtaatgaagcacttttctgccaatgtaaagtaaaacgctctaagcatttcaacaagaatcaaggaataacgcggttaattcttgattaaattagcgaatgcgctctcctctctggctcgctctcatgtagcgcatgcgcatagagccacacagttttctttaaggagccgactctcttgcgttaatttatttaaacaggaattaacagggttattccttgattcttttttttccttttaaattaacgctaaagtttctttaaaacatttcggtgctttcttgtggtgcccaaagcacagaatacccacactgctctgactacgccacctcctggtaacccctaatgttccttctgtaacgtggctaagttcgaaccctccccgtaacaaagacaacaaagaggcatgtaaaaataaaacccaatccactttattacaaatatccaaaatcagacaaatgaaggttgctgggggtggggggcagctgactatcctccagatagtaaggtcagatcagcacacgcagctctcagctcaggaggcccctggtgacaaagaaaacagcaaaactcaacaccacacagcatgcaacatgacaaacactacacacaacagtacagtgtccactcagtgtggcaccccaacagcagagcaaaagcctgtgcggatccggccttgtacagaaagatcccatgtacaaacataaggggagggtagcggccgatgtccaccgcccaaaatacaatactacaattaCACTTACAACTTACAAGCTTatcaaataaacctaaaacagtggctagtctggtcctttgcaggaatgcttaatgccctcgcagcacagcaacaccaagaggaagcattccaatgctacaggtacaaagaaacaatcaacaaagaaacatagacccttttaaatcccacagtataaCCCAAGTGACCAGAGCCTCAGTGTCTGTAGCCCATCAGCTCGTAGGGGAtcacgtcaaatgataaaattccaaacagtcacctccgcgtcctgcacgaagagttacatgctgctagcagtcaccctggtaaaattgaaattaaacattcaagttctcaaacaaaccctctcctcctttccttacccacaggggagaagaacccaccccatgtccagttgtaaaacacagcagcaagagaatgagattccatcttggcagccttttataacttcctggtaggtcatatgacctggctcaagtggttgccaatatagtgtaattaccagtgccatgcaactactcctaccagcccgatcagatccccacattcttttaaaatacgccgtggcgcttgtgcctactcctaacaacaCGTGCCTGCGGCCTGACGGGCCCCGCTAgatgtgtatgcgctagcttgcattcatcctgccacatgttttattattccttaaaaacgtaattaaaaataacacaaataaatacatgtaatgtatttttattctattaaagtttaacagcaacccttatcacccaaaccatatggccccctatcggcaatgtatggtatatggagataacccctcgaccgatcagaataagggatacgctcccccctcccgcttatgacgtcataattcataataacaATGACGGCCAAATTGTAGCTCCTCCCAATGTACCACagactattttttaaattacaaattatttaaaaatacgattataataatttaaaaatacattataacatgtcataattacaaactattattaaactgtaataagccaaatcgtgctaaatactatttttgaataaaataatctttgtaatttaaaaacacatatccatccattttccaaactgcttatcctactgggtcacggggggtccggagcctatcccggaagaaatgggcatgaggcagggaacaacccaggacggggggtcagcccatcacagggcacactcgcacaccatgcactctcacatgcacacctatgggcaatttagtaactccaattagcctcagcatgtttttggactgtggggggaaaccggagtacccggaggaaaccccacgatgacatggggagaacatgcaaactccgcacgcatgtgacccaggtggagactcgaacccaggtcccagaggtgtgaggcaacagtgctaaccactgcagcaccatgccgccccctaaaaacacatatatacacaataattcaaataagtgcTAAGTACAacctttgtttaaaaaaaaaaaaactgcaataaatCAATTTGTGAAATCGCCCAGCTGCCGTGAAGCAGTAGTGAGCGGAAACGATACATATCTGCTCATGCACAGTCCAGTTCGGGTTTACGGTCTAAACTGGGAAAAGTCTATAAGCAGTTCAATGTGTCCCTAGAAATGCAGGTATCCCCAGGAGTACGATATCAAACCAGATATGGACTACATTGGCTGACACGTTCAGTGACACATCAGCATCATAACGCCTACTGAGGACAAGAATATAGATGATAGAAATCACTGTTCAACACTCCGTAGCGTCCGTCGAGTGTACATGCCTCCGAGCAGGGTGCTCAGCaggagctcacagcagcagcttgattttgggTTTCGATCAGACTCCCTGGGTAGGAAATGCTGTTAGCACATATAACCAGCGTGCAAAAGCACTCAGGGTGTGGGATGAAATTATTACTTCGGGGAACAAATTTAATAAGGTcactttaaagataaaattacataaaatataattgtgaggcgaatgtctattatatctccttatactacgggaccgttgaatgcttgaatctgattggctgacgaacgttctgaggtgtgcaattattttcagggaaacgcatggcgaacgtagttccaggcagctctcttgaccacattacagttccatatcacttcgcatagttaactgtaataacggaaattagcatacagtacctatacagcacgcaggactaacaaaaacaacaacatgacagacgattttccaaaagcaaatttttatatttacggtgaatatgaaactttcaacaactgggctgcagcagtattagttagcctagtgtaccaacttaaaggctacacatgacatttctcactagcgaggtaataacagtgctgcatcttaaagcagacttacagtttagagacggtgcttcagaacactgttgagggacacacagaggtagcctaattcatacaagctctctctctgtctctctcgctctctttctaataacttcattattaactgcattagtctgatatcaacggctcaagcctccatggccagctttaaaatgacgttttggaactagcaaaagagtcgttggatgagatgcggaagaaataatcctactcacaatagcgatttaagtagaaaaaccggacgaatcccttgaaatatatcatctgatcgatgtcttgaggtgtggcaaccgtagtataagcggaataattgactccgggccgttgaattattagaaaataatgcacacccgaggtgtaacggcattaccacctcgggtgtgcattattttctaataattcaacggcccgtcgtcaattattccttacatatgTGTTTGAAATTGTTAGATGCCTTTCAATAAACCATTTCAATAAACAACCTTGTTAATGATTTAAAAGCAGCAGCATCTATCTTCATTATTTCACCAGCATAAACCTACCAATTTTCACCTTTCATGACGCAGTATTTGGGATATGAAGGTTTTGGGGGTGTGAATGTAGTATTCTCAGACAGACTCCATTTGACAACTGGTCTCAGGTTCAAACATGCAGCCAAAACATAAAATAGATACATATAAACAATACACAGCTctgtaaaaaattaagagaccactctatatacttttttaaaatctgcattgttaaattctggtttaatcctggttctgctggcagaaggctacactgtgaggcaggctgcttccatgctcgtgagtttctaagaccgcagtacacaagaacagggggaagaagcaggagacactgcgaaaaatcaaaaaccagccaggtagagggcagaagcaaccttctaatgccagagatgaccatcaacttatccgtcagtgtctaacaaatcggaggatgacctcaagtgaccttcaaaaggaatggaaaacattaagtgTGAAGCGTGATGGTGGGACAGGCTTCTAGAAGCAgcgctgaagacccataaagcaagaaagaagcccttcatgaatgagaagcatggaagagccaggctggagtttgcaaaaaaaaaaaatttgtattttacacaggctcatacccataacccataaactgagaaatgagtgaaactgaaaaatttgatgcggtgtgggaaaggggggccacactcccctgggaaactgtaaggggttgctgcaggagggtagtactcgctgtgggatatcagtcacgattcaggatgggggggggggggggggggctgctgaccgtatttcaccagatacacgttctcaatcaggagggggtagcaattagttgtactctggcttatcttacttgaggtcagtgggatgcacactcagacgaagtgggttggtaagtaagtaagtttgtatttatttatggttctataacaaacaaacaggaaaaacaaattaccacagtgcttacaatggttattaccataatacactaacataatgcataattgtaccacatcgccttaacattgataagttcggctatacccacaacaatacattacattagcagcaattcgtattagagggaatgattggaCGGGAAATAAACGAAAATATCTTTCCGAGGTATACAACGGTACAGtcgtcagcgataattataacagtaagcaagctaggtcacgttaacctagccgcgcaattaagtaaactaaattagcacagcgtcacttatcacttataatcaataaacttaGTACTTACGTTCGTCAGTGACGCACACATAAAAACCAGGGACTGTatttactgccaggaacaactaaactaactacacataaactaaacacataaataaaagttcacttccactcatgaaaacacatgaaaaacactgcattccatccattcatccatccattttctgaatcaatttgtccaatacgagggtgtgtgtgtccagaatctatccagaaagctctgcctacaatgcagggatattacagacgctgctaaaccttaccaaatgttttatctcacctccattaaatgtacccaaacactgaaacccaaccccatacccctccttgctgtgacccatcacctggcggttggttctttggttaaactggcctccactaccattgctaattagaatcatctcacttatataaaagttttgaagagccaacaggattcgaagcctcttacacctcaggatgaatcggaagtcatcggtcacgtgatattgcataaacttagcaagccccgattcccagcttgaagttactgggcctcactttgaggaggcgatctccagaatctgggtattaactgtctcatcactaagttcagcacctttcacaatatagcacagcaaggccacggtcagaaaatgtgagcctgtcctcctcctgagtaaagtaaagctcactacgctctgtgagcacaggaacgccccggcaatgtttggtaggtttctgcattgtttgcaagtacagaatattatctgcgagtaaactaattaaggtaaatatggaaattcatacaatatatgctgcagaatatgagctgaataaagcatataaaaaatgcagagaattaaaaaaaattgaaccactgaccaaatatggcacctacagtTGAGTTCTAGAACACAATGTCACCGTGacaactctgatgtcatcattctgaaggtataaattctgctgtaggCACCAGTATCAGTTCAAAACAAATCTGATTTCGAATAAGacacatctcatctcatctctcaatatgaagtggatttttctcaattgctttaggCCGCCAGCGGTACCAAAGGACGCTGGAGAAGCTATAAAAgcaaaggaggaaagaaaaaaggataaagaaggaaagaaaaagaaaccctGGCTGAAGAagc
Encoded here:
- the LOC125750897 gene encoding trichohyalin-like isoform X4, with protein sequence MKWIFLNCFRPPAVPKDAGEAIKAKEERKKDKEGKKKKPWLKKLFTKKGKGKKAMVVESQTVAMEEDSQTLAMEDSQTLAMEDSQTLAMEEDSQTLAMEEDSQTLAMEDSQTLAMEDSQTVEVEEESQTVEVEEESQTVAVKEESQAKVEKEESQAKVEKEKYKAMEEEEKYKTMEEEEKYKAMEEEEYKAMEEEEYKAMEEEEYKAMVKEEYKALEEEEYKAMVEEEYKAMVKETYKAMVKEEYKAMEEEEYKAMVEEEYKAILEEEYKAMVEEGYKTMVEEEYKAMVKETYKAMVKEKYKAMVEEYKAMVEKSKASSG